In Pleuronectes platessa chromosome 5, fPlePla1.1, whole genome shotgun sequence, a single genomic region encodes these proteins:
- the LOC128440344 gene encoding inner ear-specific collagen, with amino-acid sequence MLTFPVHLLLMVVSLPIVMMMPETISPETWSPPPGPGRLFNQSGDNLTELPAGSPEAFCQMLLQSPDPVSPEDIPWFCLCTHCQSTQGPKGDRGDRGLPGSPGSPGRRGWTGFRGPPGFVGRSGIKGQKGDEGEKGQHGPQGLVGRKGDRGYKGDKGDQGLAGHPGDHGPKGDDGVCPDTCESSDGPQGPPGLPGPAGTRGLPGTPGVLGSKGNKGDVGNLGPLGAPGLMGDKGDLGPPGECNCTDGEDGSPGHKGEMGDKGEKGDGGAGGKIGLQGNQGDPGQIGMRGPPGPCMPNIQSAFSAGLVSSYPPPNTPVVFSHIIYNVYDNYNPLTGIFTAPVNGTYVFSYHLTVHERVLKVGLFHEFRPVIITTDPKMLGTTSHSAVIHLAAWERVWLQVKDEATNGMFSGSETSSTFSGFLLHPDTCEQGFLREFMPPSQVNEPYLWKEMSETSTASPPTTPAGGGSD; translated from the exons ATGCTGACCTTTCCTGTCCACCTTCTGTTGATGGTGGTGTCCCTCCCCATCGTCATGATGATGCCTGAGACCATCTCCCCAGAAACCTGGAGCCCCCCCCCAGGCCCAGGACGCCTCTTTAACCAGAGTGGAGACAACCTGACGGAGCTGCCCGCCGGATCCCCGGAGGCCTTCTGCCAGATGCTGCTGCAGTCCCCCGACCCGGTGTCCCCAGAGGATATCCCTTGGTTCTGTCTCTGCACACACTGCCAGAGCACCCAGGGGCccaaaggagacagaggagaccgGGGTCTTCCAG GTAGTCCAGGTAGTCCTGGAAGACGAGGCTGGACAGGGTTCAGAGGTCCTCCGGGCTTCGTGGGCAGATCTGGGatcaaag GACAAAAAGGAGACGAGGGTGAGAAGGGACAACATGGACCCCAAGGACTAGTAGGACGCAAAGGGGACCGAGGTTACAAAG gtGACAAAGGTGATCAAGGTCTGGCGGGTCACCCAGGGGATCATGGTCCTAAAGGAGATGATGGAGTCTGTCCAGATACCTGTGAGTCAAGCGATGGCCCACAAGGACCCCCAGGTCTACCTGGCCCTGCAGGAACCCGAGGTCTGCCTGGTACTCCAGGGGTGCTGGGGTCCAAAGGCAATAAGGGTGATGTGGGCAATCTGGGTCCCCTTGGTGCCCCTGGACTTATGGGTGATAAGGGTGATTTAGGGCCCCCGGGGGAGTGTAACTGTACCGACGGAGAAGATGGGAGTCCAGGTCATAAAGGGGAAATGGGAGACAAGGGGGAAAAAGGAgatgggggggctggggggaaAATTGGGCTGCAGGGGAACCAGGGAGATCCAGGGCAGATTGGCATGaggggtcctcctggtccatgCATGCCCAATATCCAGTCAGCCTTCTCTGCCGGGCTGGTGTCCAGTTACCCCCCACCCAACACCCCCGTGGTCTTCTCCCACATTATCTACAATGTCTATGACAATTACAACCCCTTGACTGGTATCTTCACCGCCCCCGTTAATGGCACCTACGTCTTCAGCTACCACCTCACGGTCCACGAACGGGTCCTGAAAGTTGGACTCTTTCATGAATTCAGACCGGTTATTATAACCACTGACCCCAAAATGTTAGGGACAACGTCGCACTCAGCCGTGATTCACCTGGCCGCTTGGGAAAGGGTGTGGCTTCAGGTGAAGGATGAGGCCACCAATGGCATGTTCTCCGGTTCTGAGACCAGCAGCACCTTTTCAGGCTTCTTGCTCCACCCAGATACATGTGAACAGGGTTTTCTGAGAGAATTCATGCCACCGTCTCAAGTGAATGAACCATACCTCTGGAAAGAAATGTCTGAGACCAGCACCGCCAGTCCCCCCACTACACCTGCTGGTGGAGGATCCGACTAA